The following coding sequences are from one Streptococcus sp. NPS 308 window:
- a CDS encoding DEAD/DEAH box helicase family protein encodes MEVMQLLAMFRGTIPKDREKMDLFLRYQAQHFDEKWQDLVESFLAEEGKIEEIPHVYSFHQDIVSFLEASSENNDQDLESYTRNFGQAGLSKLSQLSNFEKNLVLEVATYNLFTRFYIQSEKEKLTPLSELVFHQNQDVNLVNVYRVANNLSGRISRDIEEFLLMVDSKELKKEVLEIHFEEKEGDVLAYLGSELLATLDIVTDFVHHEENYTQLPLTQKLKIITYFDEVKAIREKSKQVEEAVLSLDNIDQVEENVEVHSLSKVDKIVEEALREYPIGSQVSYKGQVFQLVSIENAQLNGLVRLELFNDSNQLFEENPILYLNSLEEIEQVLSHVELEKEDSEIEMDSSSESQEIDLFSYLEEEKEKDDETESTPLISSIEELDTPVQDFVFPDDLENFYPKTNREKIETNIAAIELVKRLEKEGRQANPEEQELLAKYVGWGGLANEFFDELNPKYETERLTLKSLVSKSEYSTMKQSSLTAYYTDPMIIRQIWQKLLDDGFEGGRILDPSMGTGNFFAAMPRSIREKSELYGVELDSVTGAIAKQLHPNTHIEVRGFEEVPYQNNSFDLVLTNVPFGNFRIADKNYDKPYMIHDYFVKHSLDLVRDGGQVSIISSIGTMDKRTDNVLQEIKINTHFLGGVRLPDTAFKTIAGTRVTTDLLFFQKDQAKNLHEEELVFSGSIPFEEDKRVWINPYFDGKYNTQVLGEYEVRNFNGGTLNVKGVSETLATDIMKAFENVEAPKPIDNSLKAPVFIKEEVDNSIPSRIREDLALYSFGYEGNQIYYRDTHGIRKSSKVDEISYYVDEKGEFKAWDSSLSEHKIDRFVQLHLTDEEALDVYKSEEASKRGKYKGLFKKTVFYESPLSDKDISRIKGMVDLRETYQSLIEIQRHQDYSRTDFQVLLSKLNRDYDRFVSQFGYLNASVNRNLFDSDDKYSLLASLEDEYIDSKDQKVKYKKSLAFEKALVRPERVIARVSTALDALNSSLSDGRGVDLEYMVSIYPEHSQAAILDELGDQILMDPESYLRGERKYLSKNQFLSGDILNKIEVVQLLVEENNQEYDWNHALDLLESVRPPRIHLADIEFKIGSRWIPQSVYGKFAFECFTNREFELSSPDVEQVIEVNPVDGQVHLRTSFAYRYPSAKDSSLGVSGSRYDTGRKIFENLLNSNQPTITMTITEGEKKKTITDLEKTSVLRAKEQHLQELFQDFVSRYPEVQQVIEESYNRLYNRTVSREYDGSHLVIDGLAQNISLRPHQENAIQRIVEEKRALLAHEVGSGKTLTMLGAGFKLKELGMVHKPLYVVPSSLSAQFGQEIMKFFPTKKVFVTTKKDFVKARRKQFVSRIITGDYDAIVIGDSQFEKIPVSKERQMNYIEDKLNELREIKTHSENKYTVKEAEQSISGLEKQLEELQRFNRDSFIDFENLGIDFLFVDEAHHFKNIRPITGLGNVAGITNTTSKKNVDMEMKVRQIQEEHDFKNIVFATGTPVSNSISELYTMMNYIQPDILKRYQVDYFDSWVGAFGEIQNSMELAPTGDKYQPKKRFKKFVNLPELMKIYKETADIQTQDMLDLPVPEAHIIPIESELTENQKLYLEELVMRSDAVKCGTVDPSQDNMLKITGEARKLAIDMRLLDSSYSLADNHKLLQVVDNVERIYREGMENKATQMIFSDIGTPKKKDNGFDVYSEIKALLVDRGIPSKEIAFVHDANSDEKKNSLSRKVNAGEVRILLASTEKGGTGLNVQSKMKAVHHLDVPWRPSDIQQRNGRIIRQGNENKEVDIYHYITKGSFDNYLWATQENKLRYIKQIMTSKEPIRAAEDIDEQTMTASDFKALATGNPYLKYKMELENDLTLLENQRRAFQRSKDHYRNTISYCEENMPILEKRLSKYEGDIQQSEMSKDQAFSMTVGKQAFDQRAEAGESLHRLIRHNQADSIEFRTLASYRGFDIKMLSLPTNQPLPETFSVKIVGENQYSVGLDLYSPLGTIQRLQHTIDHLKEDQVKTQNLLDELKDKWTTAKVEIEKNFPKEEDYQTKKAEYDVLAPLIETETDLDIIDQALRQFHEKGKEKQEQLSFELD; translated from the coding sequence ATGGAAGTAATGCAATTATTGGCTATGTTTCGTGGAACAATTCCAAAAGATAGAGAGAAAATGGACCTATTTCTTCGTTATCAAGCGCAACATTTTGATGAGAAATGGCAGGACTTGGTAGAGAGTTTTTTGGCTGAAGAGGGCAAGATAGAAGAGATACCTCATGTGTATTCGTTTCATCAAGATATTGTTTCTTTCCTAGAGGCTAGTTCTGAAAATAATGACCAAGATTTAGAAAGTTACACAAGAAATTTTGGACAAGCAGGTCTAAGTAAATTATCTCAATTAAGTAATTTTGAGAAAAACTTGGTGCTAGAAGTCGCAACCTATAATCTTTTCACTCGATTTTACATCCAATCTGAAAAAGAGAAGCTAACACCATTAAGTGAGCTTGTATTTCATCAGAATCAGGATGTCAATTTAGTCAATGTCTATCGGGTTGCGAATAATCTATCTGGCCGCATTAGTAGAGATATAGAGGAGTTTCTTCTAATGGTTGATTCCAAAGAACTAAAAAAAGAAGTTCTTGAGATTCATTTTGAAGAAAAAGAAGGAGATGTTCTAGCCTATTTGGGTTCAGAATTGTTGGCTACTTTAGATATCGTTACGGATTTTGTCCATCATGAAGAAAACTACACACAACTCCCACTGACACAAAAGCTGAAGATTATTACTTATTTTGATGAAGTAAAGGCTATAAGAGAAAAGTCTAAGCAAGTAGAGGAAGCAGTCTTATCTTTAGATAATATTGACCAGGTAGAAGAAAATGTGGAAGTTCATTCCCTATCTAAAGTAGATAAAATTGTAGAAGAAGCTTTGAGGGAATATCCGATTGGTTCACAAGTAAGTTATAAAGGACAAGTATTTCAGTTGGTTTCAATTGAAAATGCACAGTTAAATGGCTTAGTTCGCCTAGAGCTATTCAATGATTCCAACCAGTTATTTGAAGAGAATCCTATCTTATACTTGAACAGTTTAGAAGAGATTGAACAAGTATTGTCTCATGTAGAACTTGAAAAAGAAGATTCAGAGATTGAGATGGATTCATCAAGTGAAAGTCAGGAAATAGATTTGTTTTCCTATCTGGAAGAAGAAAAGGAAAAGGATGATGAAACAGAATCAACACCACTTATTTCAAGTATAGAAGAGTTGGATACTCCTGTTCAAGATTTTGTTTTTCCAGATGATTTAGAGAACTTTTATCCTAAGACAAATCGAGAAAAAATTGAAACGAATATCGCCGCAATTGAACTTGTTAAAAGATTAGAAAAAGAGGGACGACAAGCGAATCCAGAAGAACAAGAGCTACTAGCTAAGTATGTCGGCTGGGGTGGTCTTGCCAATGAATTTTTCGATGAACTTAATCCAAAGTATGAAACAGAACGTTTAACTCTCAAGAGCTTAGTAAGTAAATCAGAATACTCGACCATGAAACAAAGTTCTCTCACAGCCTATTATACAGACCCAATGATTATTCGCCAGATTTGGCAAAAATTACTGGATGATGGTTTTGAGGGAGGAAGGATATTAGATCCTTCTATGGGGACTGGGAACTTCTTTGCGGCTATGCCTAGAAGTATACGAGAGAAATCAGAACTCTATGGAGTTGAATTAGACAGTGTGACTGGCGCAATCGCAAAACAACTTCACCCCAATACCCATATTGAAGTGCGAGGATTTGAAGAAGTTCCCTATCAAAATAATAGTTTTGATTTAGTCTTAACGAATGTTCCATTTGGAAATTTTCGCATTGCCGATAAAAACTATGATAAACCTTATATGATTCATGATTACTTTGTCAAACACTCACTTGATTTAGTAAGAGACGGAGGGCAAGTATCGATTATCTCTTCTATTGGCACAATGGATAAGCGGACAGATAATGTCTTACAAGAGATTAAAATCAACACTCATTTTTTAGGGGGAGTTCGGTTGCCGGATACGGCTTTTAAAACGATTGCAGGTACTCGAGTGACCACAGACCTCCTCTTCTTTCAAAAGGATCAAGCAAAGAATCTTCATGAGGAGGAGCTTGTCTTTAGTGGCTCTATTCCCTTTGAGGAGGATAAGCGTGTCTGGATCAATCCTTATTTTGATGGGAAATACAATACACAAGTTTTGGGTGAATATGAGGTACGTAATTTTAATGGAGGAACTCTCAATGTTAAGGGGGTATCAGAAACATTAGCTACTGACATAATGAAAGCATTCGAGAATGTGGAAGCACCTAAACCAATTGACAATTCTTTGAAAGCACCTGTTTTTATCAAAGAAGAAGTGGATAATTCTATCCCAAGTCGTATACGTGAGGACTTAGCGCTCTATTCTTTTGGATATGAGGGAAATCAAATTTATTACCGAGATACGCATGGCATTCGGAAAAGTTCAAAAGTAGACGAAATTAGTTATTATGTAGATGAGAAGGGAGAGTTTAAAGCTTGGGACAGTTCTTTGTCTGAACATAAAATAGATCGATTCGTGCAACTTCATTTGACAGATGAGGAAGCACTAGATGTTTACAAGTCAGAAGAAGCGAGTAAAAGGGGGAAATATAAGGGACTGTTCAAAAAAACTGTCTTTTATGAAAGTCCCTTATCGGATAAGGATATTAGTCGCATTAAGGGCATGGTTGATTTGAGAGAGACCTATCAATCCTTAATTGAAATTCAACGTCATCAAGATTATAGTCGGACAGATTTTCAGGTATTACTTAGTAAACTCAATCGTGACTATGACCGCTTTGTAAGTCAATTTGGATACTTGAATGCCTCCGTTAATCGGAACTTATTTGATAGTGACGATAAGTATTCTTTACTAGCAAGTTTAGAAGATGAATACATTGATTCTAAAGATCAGAAAGTAAAATATAAAAAATCTTTAGCCTTTGAGAAAGCATTGGTTAGGCCAGAGAGAGTGATTGCAAGAGTATCAACGGCTTTAGATGCCTTAAACTCTAGTTTATCGGATGGTAGAGGGGTTGATTTAGAATATATGGTATCAATTTATCCCGAACATAGCCAAGCTGCTATTTTAGATGAGTTAGGTGACCAGATTTTAATGGATCCAGAAAGCTATTTAAGAGGGGAAAGAAAATACCTTTCTAAGAACCAGTTTTTATCAGGAGATATTCTCAACAAGATAGAAGTAGTTCAACTATTAGTGGAGGAAAACAACCAAGAATATGATTGGAACCATGCTTTAGATTTGTTAGAATCTGTTCGCCCTCCAAGGATTCATCTGGCAGATATTGAATTTAAAATAGGGTCACGTTGGATTCCTCAATCCGTTTATGGTAAATTTGCCTTTGAATGTTTCACCAATCGTGAATTTGAATTGTCTTCGCCAGATGTTGAACAAGTCATTGAAGTGAATCCTGTTGATGGGCAGGTTCATTTAAGGACATCATTTGCTTATCGCTATCCAAGTGCCAAAGATAGTAGTCTTGGAGTTAGTGGGTCACGTTATGATACAGGAAGAAAGATTTTTGAGAATTTACTTAATTCGAACCAACCGACGATTACTATGACTATTACGGAAGGAGAAAAGAAAAAGACCATCACAGATTTGGAAAAAACCTCTGTTCTAAGAGCAAAAGAGCAGCATTTACAAGAGCTCTTTCAAGACTTTGTCTCACGGTATCCAGAAGTCCAACAAGTCATTGAAGAAAGTTATAATCGTCTTTATAATCGAACGGTTAGTCGAGAGTATGATGGTAGCCATCTAGTCATTGATGGCTTGGCACAAAACATCAGTCTTCGTCCTCATCAAGAGAATGCCATTCAAAGAATCGTAGAAGAAAAAAGAGCCTTATTAGCTCATGAGGTAGGTTCAGGAAAGACCTTGACCATGCTTGGTGCTGGCTTTAAATTAAAGGAGTTGGGGATGGTTCATAAGCCCTTGTATGTGGTGCCCTCTAGTTTATCTGCTCAATTTGGCCAAGAAATCATGAAATTTTTCCCTACTAAAAAGGTCTTTGTGACTACTAAGAAAGATTTTGTGAAGGCAAGAAGAAAACAATTTGTGTCACGTATTATTACAGGAGATTACGATGCCATTGTCATTGGAGATTCTCAATTTGAAAAAATCCCTGTCAGTAAAGAAAGACAGATGAATTATATTGAGGATAAACTCAATGAACTACGAGAGATTAAAACACATTCTGAAAATAAGTATACCGTTAAAGAAGCAGAACAATCAATAAGTGGCCTAGAGAAACAATTGGAAGAACTGCAACGCTTCAATCGTGATAGTTTTATTGATTTTGAGAACCTAGGGATTGATTTTCTCTTTGTAGATGAAGCACATCACTTTAAAAATATTCGTCCAATTACTGGACTTGGGAATGTAGCAGGAATTACCAATACAACTTCTAAGAAGAATGTGGATATGGAAATGAAGGTTCGACAGATTCAGGAAGAACATGATTTTAAAAATATTGTCTTTGCGACAGGGACACCCGTTTCCAATTCTATTAGTGAGTTATACACTATGATGAACTATATTCAACCAGATATCTTAAAACGCTATCAAGTTGATTATTTTGACTCTTGGGTAGGTGCTTTTGGAGAAATTCAAAACTCTATGGAATTAGCTCCTACAGGGGATAAGTATCAGCCTAAGAAACGATTTAAAAAGTTTGTCAATCTACCTGAATTGATGAAAATCTATAAAGAAACAGCCGACATTCAAACACAAGATATGTTGGATTTACCTGTTCCAGAAGCCCATATTATTCCTATTGAGAGTGAGTTAACTGAAAACCAGAAACTCTATTTAGAAGAATTAGTTATGAGGTCAGATGCGGTCAAATGTGGAACAGTCGATCCGAGTCAGGATAATATGTTAAAGATAACGGGTGAGGCAAGGAAACTAGCTATTGATATGCGTTTATTGGACTCTAGTTATAGTCTAGCAGACAATCATAAACTGCTTCAGGTAGTGGATAATGTTGAAAGAATTTATCGTGAGGGAATGGAAAATAAGGCTACTCAGATGATTTTTTCAGATATTGGAACACCTAAGAAAAAGGATAATGGCTTTGATGTCTATTCTGAAATAAAGGCTTTATTGGTTGATAGAGGAATCCCTAGTAAGGAAATTGCCTTTGTACATGATGCCAATAGTGATGAAAAAAAGAATAGTTTGTCTCGAAAGGTCAATGCAGGAGAGGTGCGGATTCTCCTTGCCTCAACTGAAAAAGGAGGAACAGGTTTAAATGTTCAGAGCAAGATGAAAGCAGTTCATCACCTGGATGTACCGTGGAGACCAAGTGACATTCAGCAACGCAATGGACGTATTATCCGACAGGGAAATGAAAACAAGGAAGTAGATATTTACCACTATATTACCAAAGGTTCGTTTGATAATTATCTATGGGCAACTCAGGAGAACAAACTCCGCTATATTAAGCAGATTATGACATCTAAGGAGCCGATTCGTGCTGCAGAAGACATTGATGAACAGACTATGACAGCTTCTGATTTTAAGGCGCTAGCAACAGGTAATCCTTATCTCAAATATAAGATGGAACTAGAGAATGATCTAACTCTATTAGAGAATCAGAGACGCGCCTTTCAACGCAGCAAGGATCACTATCGTAATACAATCTCTTACTGTGAAGAAAATATGCCCATTCTTGAGAAACGATTAAGTAAGTATGAAGGCGACATTCAACAGTCTGAAATGTCGAAAGACCAGGCATTTTCTATGACGGTAGGTAAGCAAGCTTTTGATCAACGAGCTGAAGCAGGGGAATCCCTACACCGTCTTATCCGTCATAATCAAGCTGACAGTATAGAATTTCGAACCTTAGCAAGCTATCGAGGATTTGACATTAAAATGCTTAGTCTTCCAACAAATCAACCTCTTCCTGAAACCTTCTCTGTTAAGATTGTAGGAGAAAATCAGTATTCTGTCGGTTTGGATTTGTATTCTCCTTTGGGAACGATTCAAAGACTCCAACATACGATTGATCACCTTAAGGAGGACCAAGTGAAAACTCAGAACTTATTGGATGAATTAAAGGATAAATGGACTACTGCTAAAGTAGAAATTGAGAAAAATTTTCCAAAGGAAGAGGATTATCAAACTAAAAAGGCCGAATACGATGTACTCGCGCCATTGATTGAAACAGAAACGGATTTAGATATTATTGATCAGGCCTTAAGACAATTCCACGAAAAAGGAAAAGAAAAGCAGGAACAACTTTCTTTTGAATTAGATTAA
- a CDS encoding ISL3 family transposase translates to MNNILEATLQIKDKNIIWDNKVQEKIFKKRKSLFYAATYTHKPEFCTVCGCVSRNNNIVKNGTKTSRITLCSVSGLAAYLNLRKQRFLCRECGSSFTADTSRIVEKHCHISKRLKNEIKSKISETVSETYIAKETNVSVHTVRRIIDDTTRLLKIKPLHDLPEHLCFDEFKSVKSSDSNMSFIICDSTTHKLVDVVRDRKSYSLKKYFHRFEPKTRLKVKTISIDMYLPYIQLIKEMFPNAKIIIDPFHIVQALNRELNRTRVRVMNKHRYKDSKLYRKLKHYWKLILKNSNELQNYKYNRYKLFESFITSKGIVDYILEKNPSLKNDYEVVHSLRECIQDRDYIEFKETIEAATQLDLSPGLKRVLKTLMTYLPYIQNTCEYPTRTNGPIEGINNKIKVLKRNAYGFRNYYHFRNRIILITKMFGPKQKGIKQQLVA, encoded by the coding sequence ATGAACAATATACTAGAAGCTACACTACAAATCAAAGATAAAAACATTATTTGGGATAATAAAGTTCAAGAGAAGATATTTAAAAAGAGAAAATCTTTATTTTATGCAGCTACTTATACGCATAAACCAGAATTTTGTACCGTTTGTGGGTGTGTTAGCCGAAATAATAATATCGTTAAAAACGGCACGAAAACATCTCGTATCACTCTCTGTTCTGTTTCAGGCCTAGCGGCCTACTTAAATCTACGCAAGCAGAGATTTCTCTGTAGAGAATGCGGCTCTTCATTTACCGCAGACACTAGTCGAATCGTAGAAAAACACTGTCATATCTCTAAACGCTTAAAAAACGAAATTAAATCAAAAATAAGTGAAACAGTATCTGAAACCTATATCGCAAAAGAAACAAATGTTTCAGTTCATACGGTAAGACGTATCATAGATGATACAACACGTTTACTAAAGATTAAACCATTACACGATTTACCTGAGCATTTGTGTTTTGATGAATTTAAATCCGTCAAATCTTCCGATAGTAATATGAGCTTCATTATTTGTGATAGCACTACACACAAGCTGGTCGATGTTGTACGAGATAGAAAATCTTACAGCTTGAAAAAGTATTTTCATCGTTTTGAGCCTAAGACTAGATTAAAGGTAAAAACTATCTCCATCGACATGTACTTACCGTACATTCAATTAATAAAAGAAATGTTTCCTAACGCTAAAATTATCATTGATCCTTTTCATATCGTACAAGCCTTAAATAGAGAATTAAATCGAACTCGGGTACGTGTCATGAATAAGCATCGCTATAAAGACTCTAAATTATATCGAAAGTTAAAACATTATTGGAAGTTAATTTTAAAGAACTCTAATGAACTTCAGAACTATAAATATAATCGTTATAAGCTTTTTGAAAGCTTCATAACAAGTAAAGGAATCGTAGATTATATCTTAGAAAAAAATCCATCTCTTAAAAATGATTATGAGGTTGTACATTCACTTCGTGAATGTATACAGGATAGAGATTATATAGAATTCAAGGAAACGATTGAAGCAGCTACGCAATTAGACCTATCTCCTGGTTTAAAAAGAGTATTAAAGACTCTTATGACTTACTTGCCATATATTCAAAATACTTGTGAGTATCCAACTAGAACAAATGGCCCTATTGAAGGAATAAACAATAAAATAAAAGTGCTTAAAAGAAATGCCTACGGCTTTAGAAACTATTACCATTTTAGAAATAGGATTATTTTAATAACAAAAATGTTTGGCCCAAAACAAAAAGGAATTAAGCAACAATTAGTTGCTTAA
- a CDS encoding thrombospondin type 3 repeat-containing protein, with protein sequence MEVIYQRDSDQDGLTDAQEFALGTNPLSADSDGDGRSDLVEIEEGTNPLEKDLQDIDQTSITEPSSVFMEMKQKISDMMESHYKEFIQALISIETGIENEQDLEDLYTYYMRTDAVSLLSSDLETSPQEVEMEIEL encoded by the coding sequence ATGGAAGTCATTTATCAACGTGATTCGGATCAGGATGGACTGACTGATGCTCAAGAATTTGCGCTAGGAACCAATCCTCTTAGCGCAGATTCTGATGGTGATGGACGTTCAGATTTAGTAGAAATAGAAGAAGGAACTAATCCCTTAGAAAAGGATTTACAAGACATAGATCAAACAAGTATAACTGAACCGTCCTCAGTATTTATGGAAATGAAACAAAAGATTTCAGATATGATGGAGAGTCACTACAAGGAATTTATACAGGCTCTGATTAGTATTGAAACAGGGATTGAAAACGAACAAGACCTTGAAGACTTATATACTTACTACATGAGAACAGATGCTGTTTCTCTTTTGTCTAGTGATTTAGAAACCAGTCCTCAAGAGGTTGAAATGGAGATAGAGTTGTAG
- a CDS encoding DUF5962 family protein, whose product MMEDTYYQLEEALVQGFQTPEEYQAYKELKEHYEEVTGDYSFSKRELTSQLEISLQNHRGVDFEEHEKEEYLDLVQKLEEFDSSFATYYRQLID is encoded by the coding sequence ATGATGGAAGATACCTATTATCAATTAGAAGAGGCTTTGGTACAGGGATTTCAAACACCTGAAGAATACCAAGCCTACAAGGAGTTAAAGGAACATTATGAGGAAGTGACAGGGGATTACAGTTTTTCTAAACGAGAACTCACTAGTCAATTGGAAATCTCTCTTCAGAATCATCGAGGTGTGGACTTTGAAGAACATGAAAAAGAGGAGTATTTGGACTTAGTTCAAAAATTAGAAGAGTTTGATTCCTCTTTTGCCACCTATTATCGTCAATTGATTGACTAG
- a CDS encoding DUF5966 family protein encodes MNDLLLFPVIFLAVGGILILLWRLFLIASGLFLIGFVSFLIFVEVYGIYLFFTEPSLYFDDIRQHGLTSFTAVYLFINLMLVIGFSWRFINSINKKKM; translated from the coding sequence ATGAATGATTTACTCCTTTTCCCAGTAATTTTTTTAGCAGTAGGAGGAATTCTCATTCTTTTATGGAGGCTCTTTCTTATTGCCAGTGGACTTTTCCTGATTGGTTTTGTCAGTTTTCTTATTTTCGTAGAAGTCTATGGAATTTATTTGTTCTTTACTGAACCTAGTTTATATTTTGATGATATCAGACAACATGGTTTAACTAGTTTTACGGCTGTGTACCTTTTCATCAATCTGATGTTGGTTATAGGATTCAGTTGGCGCTTCATTAACTCCATAAATAAGAAAAAAATGTGA
- a CDS encoding DUF4230 domain-containing protein, giving the protein MFSVLLNVVLIAIIAIGVLFFLPKEHKSEVKSSINIESIEKVNEVVFLNAGINEIISETKTTQVFGFDVPFSKKAALVILNYKAKFGIKSSVKVEQISEKEYKVIVPKLEVIGVELSKDNPYDLYDSHGELLSGTTEDIDTGKLVANQLSSDKQAEYLDKFKSEIKESAINYYKTIFSSMDSEVKVTIEFTE; this is encoded by the coding sequence ATGTTTAGTGTACTATTGAATGTGGTATTAATAGCTATTATAGCTATTGGAGTGCTATTTTTCTTACCTAAGGAACATAAATCAGAAGTCAAATCGTCAATTAATATCGAAAGTATTGAAAAAGTGAATGAAGTTGTATTTTTGAATGCGGGAATTAATGAAATTATTTCTGAAACAAAAACAACTCAAGTTTTTGGGTTTGATGTGCCGTTCTCTAAAAAAGCAGCATTAGTAATTTTAAATTATAAAGCTAAATTTGGAATTAAAAGTAGTGTAAAGGTTGAACAAATAAGCGAAAAAGAATATAAGGTTATTGTTCCAAAATTGGAAGTAATTGGTGTTGAACTTTCAAAAGATAATCCTTATGATTTATATGATAGTCATGGAGAGTTATTAAGTGGAACTACAGAAGATATTGATACTGGGAAATTGGTCGCTAACCAACTTTCTAGTGATAAACAAGCAGAGTATTTAGATAAATTTAAGAGTGAAATTAAAGAATCTGCAATCAATTATTATAAAACAATATTTTCTTCAATGGATTCTGAAGTAAAAGTAACTATAGAATTTACAGAATAA
- a CDS encoding leucine-rich repeat domain-containing protein encodes MGERGLANLKHCEAIVLPDTVRYIGKGAFTIDNKLKYVHFGKSIETVEDDVFNSDSSLESVVFPEGTKSIGTLVFWGTSSIKSITIPASVTEITEYFYFVDNCNPDVEIHTPKGSKAEEVAKAMQLKVVND; translated from the coding sequence ATTGGAGAACGTGGTCTTGCGAACTTGAAACATTGTGAGGCAATCGTTTTACCAGATACAGTACGATATATTGGAAAAGGTGCGTTTACGATTGACAATAAGTTAAAGTATGTCCACTTTGGTAAGTCAATAGAAACAGTAGAAGATGATGTTTTCAACTCTGATAGTTCATTAGAATCAGTTGTATTCCCAGAAGGAACAAAGAGTATTGGAACATTAGTATTTTGGGGGACATCATCAATTAAATCTATTACAATTCCAGCAAGTGTAACAGAAATTACAGAATACTTCTATTTTGTGGATAACTGTAACCCAGATGTAGAAATCCATACACCTAAGGGATCAAAGGCAGAAGAAGTAGCTAAAGCAATGCAACTTAAAGTAGTAAATGACTAA
- a CDS encoding IS3 family transposase: MSNSVDEEPNEKRIQQKLDYLSPVEYRRR; encoded by the coding sequence TTGTCAAATAGTGTTGATGAAGAACCTAATGAAAAAAGAATCCAACAAAAATTGGACTACCTGTCTCCGGTTGAATACCGAAGACGGTAG
- a CDS encoding toprim domain-containing protein has translation MEIEECKQISILDVASRLGISFKQVSSSVYEHPEHDSFRIFSNTNTFKWFSRDIQGDVIDFVRLVKGTSFKEALTFLSEEPFQKEAVQENRDSPFYYPLKRIEDSSCSLARYYLTERRGISEEIVQKMIQQGLIAQASWKTNETVEPVIVFKSFDHRHKLQAASLQGIYKNHSLPRERLKTILKGSHGYVGISFDIGKPNRLVFCESFIDLMSYYELHKQSLTNVRLVSMEGLKRSVVAYQTLRLIAEENQKLEFLDTVTPSKLLHLINTIRDTTTYFDNHPDLLTLAVDCDDAGKDFSDKLSQSGFPVLLDLPNNESGKEKIDWNDILREKKSDFQFKLETVKETFGNPPVRQLSQCLEL, from the coding sequence ATGGAAATAGAAGAATGTAAGCAAATTTCAATTCTTGATGTAGCAAGTCGTTTGGGTATCTCCTTTAAACAAGTTTCTAGCAGTGTCTATGAACATCCTGAACACGATTCATTCCGAATTTTTTCGAATACCAATACTTTTAAATGGTTTTCAAGAGATATTCAAGGTGATGTCATTGATTTTGTTCGACTTGTTAAGGGAACTTCCTTTAAAGAAGCTCTAACTTTTCTTTCTGAAGAACCTTTTCAAAAAGAAGCTGTTCAAGAAAATAGAGATAGTCCATTTTATTATCCTTTAAAGAGAATAGAAGATTCTAGCTGTAGTCTGGCTAGATATTATTTAACAGAACGTAGAGGAATCTCAGAAGAAATCGTACAAAAGATGATTCAACAAGGTTTGATAGCACAAGCCAGTTGGAAAACAAATGAAACTGTTGAACCTGTTATTGTTTTTAAAAGTTTTGATCATCGTCACAAACTGCAGGCAGCAAGCTTACAAGGAATTTATAAGAATCACTCTCTTCCTAGAGAAAGGTTAAAAACGATTCTAAAAGGAAGCCATGGATATGTTGGAATATCCTTTGACATTGGTAAACCAAATAGACTGGTCTTTTGTGAATCGTTCATCGACTTGATGAGCTATTACGAACTTCATAAACAAAGTCTAACTAATGTTCGTTTGGTATCTATGGAAGGATTAAAAAGGTCTGTTGTTGCTTATCAAACTTTACGACTAATAGCTGAAGAAAATCAGAAGTTGGAATTTTTAGATACAGTAACACCTTCAAAGTTATTGCATTTGATCAATACAATTCGTGATACCACCACCTATTTCGATAATCATCCTGATTTATTGACACTTGCGGTAGATTGTGATGATGCAGGAAAAGATTTTTCTGATAAGTTATCTCAATCAGGATTTCCTGTTTTACTGGATTTACCTAATAATGAATCTGGGAAAGAAAAAATAGACTGGAACGATATTCTTAGAGAAAAGAAATCAGATTTTCAATTTAAGCTTGAAACTGTAAAAGAGACATTTGGAAATCCACCAGTAAGACAATTATCTCAATGTTTAGAACTGTGA